The following proteins are co-located in the Massilia litorea genome:
- a CDS encoding YgjP-like metallopeptidase domain-containing protein, protein MSELRYLTAYPDQLRQQAASLLKEGRLGALLRSRYPSPHGLRTDRALYDYVQDLKDDYLRNAEPVAKVAYDSKIHVVQHALGLHTAISRVQGSKLKAKHEIRIASVFRDAPLEFLRMIAVHELAHLKEKQHDKAFYKLCCWMEPQYHQFELDLRLYLTHMEQTGERLWSEG, encoded by the coding sequence ATGTCCGAACTTCGCTACCTCACCGCCTATCCCGACCAGTTGCGCCAGCAGGCCGCCTCGCTCCTGAAAGAGGGACGCCTCGGCGCCCTGTTGCGCTCGCGCTACCCGAGCCCGCACGGCCTGCGCACCGACCGCGCCCTGTACGACTACGTGCAGGACCTGAAGGACGACTACCTGCGCAATGCCGAGCCGGTGGCGAAGGTCGCCTACGACAGCAAGATCCACGTCGTCCAGCACGCGCTCGGCCTGCACACCGCGATCTCGCGCGTGCAGGGCAGCAAGCTCAAGGCCAAGCACGAGATCCGCATCGCCAGCGTGTTCCGCGACGCCCCGCTCGAATTCCTGCGCATGATCGCCGTGCACGAACTGGCCCACCTGAAGGAAAAGCAGCACGACAAGGCCTTCTACAAACTGTGCTGCTGGATGGAGCCCCAGTACCACCAGTTCGAACTCGACCTGCGGCTGTATCTCACGCATATGGAACAGACGGGCGAGCGCTTGTGGAGCGAAGGCTGA
- a CDS encoding ArsR/SmtB family transcription factor, which translates to MNTQSALAALSALAQESRLAVFRLLIQAGPDGLAASKIAEQLDIAPSSLSFHLKELSHAGLLASKQDGRFVIYSAKVEAMNGLIGFLTENCCGGLPCAATDKKSC; encoded by the coding sequence ATGAACACGCAATCGGCATTGGCAGCCCTCTCCGCGCTGGCGCAGGAAAGCAGGCTCGCCGTCTTCAGGCTGCTGATCCAGGCCGGACCTGACGGCCTGGCGGCCAGCAAAATCGCCGAACAGCTGGACATCGCCCCCTCCTCGCTCTCCTTTCACCTGAAGGAGCTGTCGCATGCCGGACTGCTCGCCTCAAAGCAGGACGGGCGCTTCGTGATCTATTCGGCCAAGGTGGAAGCGATGAATGGACTGATCGGATTCCTGACCGAGAACTGCTGCGGCGGCCTACCTTGCGCTGCCACCGACAAGAAATCATGCTGA